The Acidimicrobiales bacterium sequence GCCCTCGCCCGCGAACGGGCGGGTCACCACGCCACGGCGCTCGAGCTCGAGATGGATCGCGTCGGTCCGCTCGCCGAACGGCAACCAGACGAAGTTCGCGTTCGGCTGAGGGAAGTCGTGCCCGGCCGCGGCCAACGCCTCGCCGACCCGGTCACGTTCCGACCGCAGCAGGGCGACCCGTTCGGCGATGTCGGCCTGCGCCTCGATCGCGGCGATGCCGGCGGCCTGGGCGATGGCGTTCACCGCGAAGGGGAACAGCGTCTTGTCCACCGCTTCGACCACCGCTGGATCACCGACCATGTAGCCGAGGCGCAGACCCGCGAGGCCGTGCGCCTTCGAGAACGTCCGGAGCACGACGGCATGCGGGTGATGGGGCAGGACGTCGCGCACCGGGTCGCCGAGCGCCTCGTCGTTGAACTCGCGGTAGGCCTCGTCGATGACGACGATCGTGCCGTGGCCGACGCGTGAACAGAAGCGGCTGAGCTGCTCGCTCGACAGTGCCGTGCCGGTCGGGTTGTTGGGCGACGCCAGGAAGATCAGTTTCGTCCGATCGGTGACCGCCGCGGCGACCGCATCGAGGTCGAACGCGTGGTCGACGAGCGGCACGGTCACCGCCGTCCCCCCGACGAGCTGCGTGTAGACGGGGTACACCTCGAAGGACCGCCACGGGTACACCACCTCGTCGCCCGGGTCGACATAGGTGAGGCACAGCTGCTGGAGGAGGCCCACCGAGCCGCAGCCGACCGCCACCCGGTCGTCGGCGACACCGAGCCAACCGCCGAGCGCCGAACGCAGCGCGGTCGCCCGATGGTCGGCGTAGCGGTTGACGCCCGCCGCGGCCGCCTCGATCGCGGCGGCGACCGCGGGCACCGGCGGCCACGGGTTCTCGTTCGACGCGAGCTTGATCGCATCAGAGATCCCGTGCTCCTCCTCGGCCTGGGCGGCGTCCTTGCCGGGCCGGTAGGCCGGCAGGGCGTCGACGGCGGGGCGGGGGCGTCCGATCATTGGTGCTTCATCATCTCGCTCATGAGTTCGTCGAACTCGGGGATTCGGGGCGGACCGGCGTCGATCACGAGTTCGTCCAGCACGTCGAGCCGGAAGGGAGGACCGTACTCGTCGCTCACGGGGAAGTCGGTGGCGTAACCGGCCGTGAGCCATTCGCCGTTGGTCGTGATGATCCCCGGCACCGCGGCTTCCACCGGACCGCGGCCGATCTCCTCACCGTCACCGGACATCGCGACGACCAGCCCGCCCTCGGGCGATTCGGTGATGACGAGCCCGAGCACGCGGGCGCCGCTCGGTGCCGGAACCGCGAAGCGGAACCCGCCGCGCTCGGGCGCGTGCACGAAGAACACCAGTGATCCGTCGAGCACGACCCAGGACCAGCCGGCGATCCAGTCGCCCTGCTCGCAGATCGTGCCGGTGTTCTCGCCCAGCGGCGCGGTCAGGCGGGCGGCCGCGGTGAAGCCGCCACCGAGCAGCGGCCCCGAGTAGACGCTGATCCGTTCGCCGGCCCGCAGCTCGTAGCGCCGGCGGTAGCCGAGATAGGGCGTGTGCATGAACGGGAACCGGTTCTGCACCGCGTCGTCGAGGGGCAGCACATGGTTGCGCTCCGCCTCCTCCCACCAGCGGGCCACGAGCTCGTCGCGCTTGTCGGGATGCGTCGCCGAGAGGTCGTGGGCCTCCACGAAGTCCTCGGCGGTGTGGAAGAGCGCCCAGTGGTCGGCCTCGAAGTCGTCGCTGCCCTCCATCCGCTCGCGCTCGTAGGGATTGAGCTGGTTGACGTGGTCGGTCACGACCTTCCAACCGTCCTCGTACATCGCCCGGCTCCCCCAGCACTCGTAGTACTGCGACGTGCGGACATCGGCCGCCGCGGGATCCTCGATCGTCGGCGCGAGCGACACGCCGTCGAGGCTCATCTGCTCGTGACCACGCACGCTCGTCGGCATGTCGACCTCCAGGAGGTCGAGCACCGTCGGCAGCAGATCGATCGCGTGGCAGTACTGCGACCGCACTCCCCCGTCGTCGGTGATGCGCTTCGGGAAGTGCACGATCAACGGATCGCGGACCCCACCTTCGAACGTGTAGCGCTTCCACCGCCGCAGCGGCGTGTTGCCGGCGTGGGCCCACCCCCAGGGGTAGTGGTTGTAGCCGTGGTGGCCGCCGGCCCGGTCGACCTCGTCCTTGAGCTGCTCGAGATCCTCGCGATGGTTGTTGAGCTGACTCAGGTGGTTGACGGACCCGTGGGGGCCGCCCTCACCCGAGGCGCCGTTGTCGGACATCAGCACGACGACCGTGTTGTCGAACTCACCGGCGGCGTCGAGCGCGTCGATGATCCGGCCGATCTGGGCGTCGGTGTGGGTGAGGAAGGCGGCGAACACCTCCTGAAGTCGGGCGTAGAGCCGCTGCTCGTCGGCGGGCAGGTCGTCCCAGGCGTCGACCCAGGGCGGCCGGTCGGACAGCTCGACGTCGGCGGGCACGATGCCGAGTTCTTTCTGGCGGGCCAGCGTGCGCTCGCGGAGCACGTCCCACCCGTCGTCGAAGCGTCCTTCGTAGGCCTCGATCCACTCGGCCGGTACCTGATGGGGCGAGTGGGGCGCCCCCGTCGCCCAATACATCATGAACGGGCGGTCGGGCTGGTGCAGGCGCAGCTCCCGCATGTTGCCGATCGCTTCGTCGGCGATGTCCTCGGTGAAGTGGTAGCCCTCGTCGGGCGTGCGGGGCCGCTCGACATAGGACTGGTCGCGGACCATGTCCGGCGTCCACTGGCTGTCCTCGCCACCGATGAAGCCGTAGTAGCGATCGAACCCCTGGCCCGTCGGCCACGTGTGGAACGGCCCGGCCGGCCCGCGATGATCGCGGGGACTCAGGTGCCACTTGCCGATCGCCCACGTGACCCAGCCCTCCTCCCGCAGGATCGCGGGCAGGGTCGCGGCCTGGGGCGGGATGACCCCGTTGTAGGCCGGGAAGGGCAGCGGGATGTCCGGCAGCATGCCCATGCCGACCCGGTGGTGGTTCCGGCCGGTGAGCGCGCAGGCTCGGGTGGGCGAGCACACCGCGGTGGTGTGGAAGTTGGTGTAGCGCAGGCCACCGGCGGCGAGCCGGTCGATGTTCGGCGTGTCGATCAGGCCGCCGAAACAGCCGAGCTGCCCGAACCCGCAGTCGTCCAGCACCATCAGGATCACGTTCGGCGCACCCCGCCGATACGGATCCGGCGGCCGATCCGCTCGCGACTGCGGGAGGGTCAGGCCGATCTCGTGCGTCACCCGGGCAATCTGCCACCGATCGGACCGGGCTCGCCAGGCGACTCCGAGCCCGCGCTCGGGTCGTCGGGCGTCGGCCGTCGGGTCCCCACGAAGCCGATCAGCAACGGGATCAGCGAGATCACGCCGGCGATCGTGATCGACAGGAGCGTCGCGGCGCGATAGCCGGGCGAGTTCGTCGCGCTCCAGCGCAGGAGGGGAATCGGGGGCAGGACCAACCCGGCCAGCAGGGCCGTCCCGAGCGCGATGCGGGCGCTCGGTACGAGGCTTCGCCACAGCCGGGTCGGCTCCATCAGGGCGAGGCCGCAGATGATCAGCAGGGCGAAGACGGGCACGGTGAGGAAGATCTCCAGCGGAAGGATGGCGACCGGCGCACGCATGGCCGCGAGCAGGATCACGAGGGACAGCACCAGCGATCCGAGGGTGAGCACGCCGAGCAGCGGCCCGCCTCGGAGGTCGCGACGGATACGCACGGCGATCGCGGCGAACGCAGTGGCCACGAGGACCACGACGACCGCCAAGAGCCCGATCGCCGCTCGCGGGAGCGCCCGGAAGTCACGGGGCGTCGGCGTCCACGTCCCGTCGGCCTGCCGCTCGACGACGGTGTCCAGGCCGTCGAACGACGCCATGACCTGCGAGTCCGTCGCAACGATGTCGCGGGGACCGAACTCGTCTGCGTCGGTGGCGGACGTGTGCTCGGACCGCAGGGTCGCGGCGGCCTCGTGGTCCACCCGCCAGACGGTGGTCCAGGTCACTCCCCCGTCGCTCGACTCGTCGATGCGGAGATCCCGGATACGGAAGCATTCGTCCGGCGACGACGGTCGACAGGCCGAGGCCGCGTAGACGGCGTCCGGGTCGTAGTCGAAGTCCGTCGCGACGATCCGACCGGACTCGATCGACAAATCCGCGCCTTCCGTCGGCGGGTAGCTGGTGGCGACCGCCGCGCTCGCCGCGGCGAGGAGCCCGAGCACCCGGGCCGTGCGCGACGTCCACCACACGATCGGCCGCTCGACGATGGGCGCCACGACGAACAGGACCGGGAGCGCAAGGAGGTCCGTCGGGTCGGTGACGACGGCGTTCGACCACGGCAGGACGGCATCCGCGGCCCCCACGGCCAGCGCCGTGATCGCCGGGACCGTCTTCACCGCGGCGAACGCGGCCGCGAGCGCAAGGAGCGAGATGCGGCCGCGCCGGACATCGATCACGGCCACCCGCAGCATCACGCCGACGACGAGCAGCCCCACGACGTCGCTGAGCTTGCCGGTGAACTCGTTTCCGTGAGCCGCCTTCCACCAGTGATCGTTGGCGGCCAGCAGCACGACCGCGAGCAGGAACCGGGGGTCCGCGAGCGCTCGTCGATCAGCCGCCATCCCGCGAGCGTAGACCGGGGTCAGGGGCCCCAGTCGATCGGCACGGGCGTGGGATCGACCGGAACCGGCACACCGTCACGCAGCACGGGGACCCAATCCTGGTTGAACGTCAGCTCGTGGGCGATCGTCGTGTCGGCCGGCGAGTAGTGGTACACCATCGCCGCCCGCATGCCCTCGCTCACATTGTCGGTCGACCGATGACGCAGGTGGCTGTCGAAGATGAGGACGTCGCCCGCGGTCATCAGCATCTGCTGCTCGGTCGACGTGTCGGCGCCCTGGATCTCGACATAGCCCAGGTTCGCGCCCTCACGGGGATCGTTGACGACCTCCTCGTGGACGCCCTCGCGGTGCGAACCGGGCACCACCCAGAGCGGCCCGTTGTCGGGCGTCGCGTCGGTGCAGGCGAGCCACACCCCGACCTGGGTCGGTGGGTCCATCCGGAAGTACCACTCGTCCTGGTGCCACGGCTGCCCGAGCGCCCCCGGGTGCTTGAAGATGAACTGCGAGAGGAAACAGTCGATGTCCGGGCCGAGCAGGTCGGCCAGCACGGCGAGCAGCTGCGGGTCGGTGGCGAACTCCCGGAAGACATCCTCGGAGCGCATCACCCGGAAGATCTTCGAGAGTCGCCCCTCCGGCGTCGGCTCGTCGGCCAGCAGGGTCTCGGGGCTGACCAGGAGGTCCGGACGTTCGTCGCCGGCGTCGAGCGTGCGGGCGAGCTCGACGATCCGGTCGATCATCGCCTGGCGGACCGCGGCGGGAGCCCAGTCGGTCAACACCACGTAGCCGTCGTCCTCCCAGCTCCGCCGCTGCTCGTCGGTGAGGCCGGACGGCGCGGTCATCCGAACCGTTCCTGGAGTTCGCGCTTCAAGACCTTGCCTGCGGGGTTGCGGGGCAGCGCCTCGGCGACCTCCACGCGTTCGGGGAGCGCCTGGGTCCGCAGCCCCGCGTCGCGCAGATACTCGCCGAGGCGCTCGACGGTGAGCTCGGCCCCGGCGTCGGCGGCGACCACGACGGCGCAGACCCGTTCGCCCGTGCGGTCGTCGGGCACCCCGACCACCGCGACATCGGCCACGCCGTCGTGGGCGAAGAGGAGATCCTCCACCTCCTTCGCCGAGATGTTCTCGCCGTTGCGGATGATCACGTCCTTGAGCCGGCCCGTGATCACCACATAGCCCTCCTCGTCGATGATCCCAAGGTCGCCGGTGCGGTAGTAGCCGTCGGCGTCGAACGCGTCGGCGTCGAGCGAGGCGTCGACATAGCCGAGCATCACCTGCGGTCCCTTGGCCCGCAGCTCACCCTCGACGCCGGGCGGGCAGACGCTCCCGTCCTCGGCCACGGTGATGAGGTCCACGCCGGGCATGGCACGGCCCTCGGTCGTCGCGAGCTTGTCGTCCGGATCACGGACGTCGCCGTTGGTGAGCACCGGCGTCTCCGTGAGTCCCCAGCCGGAGGCGACGCCCACACCACCGAGCTCGCGCACCAGCCGGTGGTGGATCGCCGGCGAGATCGGCGCGCCGCCGCCGGGGCACACCTTCAGGCTCGGGAACAGACGCTGCCCCTCGGGAAGCGCAGCCTGGGCGGCGAGGTACATCAGGTAGAAGGGCGTGCCGGTGCCGGCGTGGGTGCAGTCGTTCTCCGACAGGAAGCGCACCGTCTCCACCGGATCGACGGTTTCGTCCATCAGGTGGGTGCAGCCCGACTGGAGCGCCATGTAGAGCAGGGCGATGCCCCCGATGTGGGGGAAGGGGAACGTGAGCGAGTAGCGGTCGCCGGCCTGCACGTCGAGGCGCTCGGCGAGAGCCACCGGAACCGCACCGACGGTCTGGTCCGTGTGGCGGGCCCCCTTGGGGTCGGCCGTGGTGCCCGACGTGTAGGTCAGCCAGCGCACGTCCGTCGGGCCGGGGTGGACCGGCGGTTCGAGCGTCGCCGGGTCGCCGTCGGGGAACTGGCCGGGTCCGACGACGAGATGGTCGAGGCCGTCGATCCCGCCCGCGACCCGCTCCCCCATCGCCGCGAAGTCGTAGCCGCCGAACTCGCCGGGGGTGATGAGCAGCGACGAGCCCGCCTGCCCGCAGCAGAACCCCACCTCGCGGTCGCGATAGATGGCGATGATCGGGTTCTGCACGGCGCCGAGCCGGGCCAGGGCGGACGCCAGGACGACGGTGTCCACCCAGGTCGGCAAGATCCACGAGACCACGTCGCCCGCACCCACGCCGTGGGAGCGGAGCCCGGCCGCCATCCGTTCGGCACGGTCCTCGTACTCGGCGAACGTCGCGCCGTCGCCCTGCCGTGAGATGAGCATCGGTGCATCCGGCCAGGTCGCGGCACCGTGTTCGACGAGCGCCCAGAGGGTGTCCGGCAGATCGCCGCCGACCGGACTCACAGGGAGACGACCTCGCTCGTCGGTTGCTCCGGATCCTCGTCGGGCAGCAGGAACCGCCAGAAGACCGAACCCCGCTGGTGCGAATCGGTGTCGAGCCAGTTCGGGTGGCCGGGGTCCTTCGCACTGACCCAGATCTCGAACGTGCCGTCGTCCTCCCGATGGATCTGGGCACCGTTGAGCGACGACTGGCGACCGCGGTATTCGAGCGTCTGCATGTGGGCGTTCCACAGCATCACGTTGACGAACGGCCCGGGCGGAAGCGTGCCCCGCATCACGAGCGCCTGGTCCGGCTCGAGCTCCCAGCGGCACATGGCGTAGTGGATGTCGGCCGCGCCCGGCACCGGCATCCCCGAGTCCCGGAAGCTGAACGGCTTGGGACACACGTTCGCCTCGTCGGACACGAAGGGCACACCGCTCGAACCGCCGAATCCACCCTGCCCGGTCGTGACCTGGCGGAGGAAGGCGATGCCTTCCGCCATCCGACCGGCGAGGAAGTCGTCCGCGAGCGACGGTGGCGCCTCGGTTGCATCGAGACGCGTGATGTCGATGTCGACGGCGATCGAGCTGTCGGTCTGGGCCGACACCTCGTTCTGGTAGTAGCTCCGCACGATCACGTTGATGGTGTCCGGCGGCAGCTCGATCCAGTCGCCGCCCTCGGCATCGGCTTCGTCCGCGCTGATCGTGAGCGAGTAGCGCCCGTCGGCGTCCACGGTGAGCGCCCGGTCGTTCACATCGCCCCGCAGCGGGCCGGCCATTCCCCCGTCGTCGGCCGGGGCGTGCAGGGTGAAGGACGTGTAGCACTCCTGGTCCATGCGGCCGGTCACGCGGTAGGCACCGGAACCGTCGATGCGGGCGTAGTGATAGATCGCATCCGGGTTGTCGCCCTGGAGCTTGCGGCCCGGGTCCACGATCGACACGAAGCGCGGGTGGGACGGCCGTGCCTCCCAGTACATCTCGGACATCGCGGAGAGCATCTGGCCGACATAGCGCACCGCCTCGACCTGCTCGACGGGTTGTGACCAGCGTTTCGCGTCGAGGACGTAGCCGTCGCGGATCTCCGACAGCGCGGCGATGAGATCGTCGAGCTGGGTCAACGATTGGGGAATGTGGTTGTCCGGCATGGGCGGAATACTGTCACGCGGTGCCCGCAGGTTTCGAAGACGACACAGCTCTGGACGA is a genomic window containing:
- the hisC gene encoding histidinol-phosphate transaminase; the encoded protein is MIGRPRPAVDALPAYRPGKDAAQAEEEHGISDAIKLASNENPWPPVPAVAAAIEAAAAGVNRYADHRATALRSALGGWLGVADDRVAVGCGSVGLLQQLCLTYVDPGDEVVYPWRSFEVYPVYTQLVGGTAVTVPLVDHAFDLDAVAAAVTDRTKLIFLASPNNPTGTALSSEQLSRFCSRVGHGTIVVIDEAYREFNDEALGDPVRDVLPHHPHAVVLRTFSKAHGLAGLRLGYMVGDPAVVEAVDKTLFPFAVNAIAQAAGIAAIEAQADIAERVALLRSERDRVGEALAAAGHDFPQPNANFVWLPFGERTDAIHLELERRGVVTRPFAGEGIRVTIGTPEQNDRFLATLDEVLTTS
- a CDS encoding arylsulfatase, which codes for MTHEIGLTLPQSRADRPPDPYRRGAPNVILMVLDDCGFGQLGCFGGLIDTPNIDRLAAGGLRYTNFHTTAVCSPTRACALTGRNHHRVGMGMLPDIPLPFPAYNGVIPPQAATLPAILREEGWVTWAIGKWHLSPRDHRGPAGPFHTWPTGQGFDRYYGFIGGEDSQWTPDMVRDQSYVERPRTPDEGYHFTEDIADEAIGNMRELRLHQPDRPFMMYWATGAPHSPHQVPAEWIEAYEGRFDDGWDVLRERTLARQKELGIVPADVELSDRPPWVDAWDDLPADEQRLYARLQEVFAAFLTHTDAQIGRIIDALDAAGEFDNTVVVLMSDNGASGEGGPHGSVNHLSQLNNHREDLEQLKDEVDRAGGHHGYNHYPWGWAHAGNTPLRRWKRYTFEGGVRDPLIVHFPKRITDDGGVRSQYCHAIDLLPTVLDLLEVDMPTSVRGHEQMSLDGVSLAPTIEDPAAADVRTSQYYECWGSRAMYEDGWKVVTDHVNQLNPYERERMEGSDDFEADHWALFHTAEDFVEAHDLSATHPDKRDELVARWWEEAERNHVLPLDDAVQNRFPFMHTPYLGYRRRYELRAGERISVYSGPLLGGGFTAAARLTAPLGENTGTICEQGDWIAGWSWVVLDGSLVFFVHAPERGGFRFAVPAPSGARVLGLVITESPEGGLVVAMSGDGEEIGRGPVEAAVPGIITTNGEWLTAGYATDFPVSDEYGPPFRLDVLDELVIDAGPPRIPEFDELMSEMMKHQ
- a CDS encoding phytanoyl-CoA dioxygenase family protein — translated: MTAPSGLTDEQRRSWEDDGYVVLTDWAPAAVRQAMIDRIVELARTLDAGDERPDLLVSPETLLADEPTPEGRLSKIFRVMRSEDVFREFATDPQLLAVLADLLGPDIDCFLSQFIFKHPGALGQPWHQDEWYFRMDPPTQVGVWLACTDATPDNGPLWVVPGSHREGVHEEVVNDPREGANLGYVEIQGADTSTEQQMLMTAGDVLIFDSHLRHRSTDNVSEGMRAAMVYHYSPADTTIAHELTFNQDWVPVLRDGVPVPVDPTPVPIDWGP
- a CDS encoding AMP-binding protein; protein product: MSPVGGDLPDTLWALVEHGAATWPDAPMLISRQGDGATFAEYEDRAERMAAGLRSHGVGAGDVVSWILPTWVDTVVLASALARLGAVQNPIIAIYRDREVGFCCGQAGSSLLITPGEFGGYDFAAMGERVAGGIDGLDHLVVGPGQFPDGDPATLEPPVHPGPTDVRWLTYTSGTTADPKGARHTDQTVGAVPVALAERLDVQAGDRYSLTFPFPHIGGIALLYMALQSGCTHLMDETVDPVETVRFLSENDCTHAGTGTPFYLMYLAAQAALPEGQRLFPSLKVCPGGGAPISPAIHHRLVRELGGVGVASGWGLTETPVLTNGDVRDPDDKLATTEGRAMPGVDLITVAEDGSVCPPGVEGELRAKGPQVMLGYVDASLDADAFDADGYYRTGDLGIIDEEGYVVITGRLKDVIIRNGENISAKEVEDLLFAHDGVADVAVVGVPDDRTGERVCAVVVAADAGAELTVERLGEYLRDAGLRTQALPERVEVAEALPRNPAGKVLKRELQERFG
- a CDS encoding DUF1214 domain-containing protein, coding for MPDNHIPQSLTQLDDLIAALSEIRDGYVLDAKRWSQPVEQVEAVRYVGQMLSAMSEMYWEARPSHPRFVSIVDPGRKLQGDNPDAIYHYARIDGSGAYRVTGRMDQECYTSFTLHAPADDGGMAGPLRGDVNDRALTVDADGRYSLTISADEADAEGGDWIELPPDTINVIVRSYYQNEVSAQTDSSIAVDIDITRLDATEAPPSLADDFLAGRMAEGIAFLRQVTTGQGGFGGSSGVPFVSDEANVCPKPFSFRDSGMPVPGAADIHYAMCRWELEPDQALVMRGTLPPGPFVNVMLWNAHMQTLEYRGRQSSLNGAQIHREDDGTFEIWVSAKDPGHPNWLDTDSHQRGSVFWRFLLPDEDPEQPTSEVVSL